One part of the Prunus persica cultivar Lovell chromosome G5, Prunus_persica_NCBIv2, whole genome shotgun sequence genome encodes these proteins:
- the LOC18777331 gene encoding putative dual specificity protein phosphatase DSP8 — MYIEELKVGEVGGVEEGNSCPGNNDFASRSIVGSDAKRVLIGAGARALFYPTLLYNVIRNKLQAEFRWWDKVDEFVLLGAVPFPTDVPRLKEVGVCGVITLNEPYETLVPTSLYHYHGINHLVIPTRDYCFAPSLSDTCRAVDFIHENASCGQTTYVHCKAGRGRSTTIVICYLVHHKQMTPDSAYEYLKSIRPRVLLAPSQWQAVQEYYYIMVKKAVVYSHMTNLMIRSLQSVSSQDLVPFDEGSVVVITESDLEGYDANHQSGAVGSEIWADLSVVYRVRVAGQAALERISCLWLRCRAHQKMSGENFSRESSCSMRADHMGSINVDIQVY; from the exons ATGTATATTGAGGAATTGAAAGTAGGGGAAGTTGGAGGTGTGGAAGAAGGGAATTCATGCCCTGGAAATAACGATTTTGCTAGCAGAAGCATCGTTGGTTCGGATGCCAAACGGGTTTTGATCGGCGCTGGGGCTCGTGCGCTGTTTTACCCGACTCTGCTTTACAATGTCATCAGGAATAAGCTTCAGGCTGAGTTTCGGTGGTGGGACAAGGTCGATGAG TTTGTATTGTTAGGTGCAGTTCCATTCCCTACCGATGTGCCCCGCTTAAAGGAAGTTGGAGTTTGTGGAGTCATCACACTTAATGAGCCATATGAGACTTTGGTTCCAACGTCTCTTTATCAT tatcatggAATTAACCATCTGGTGATTCCTACAAGAGATTACTGCTTTGCACCATCACTGAGTGATACATGTCGTGCTGTAGACTTCATTCATG AAAATGCATCTTGTGGACAGACAACATATGTTCACTGTAAAGCTGGACGAGGGCGTAGTACGACCATTGTTATCTGTTACCTG GTCCATCACAAGCAGATGACACCTGATTCTGCCTATGAATATCTGAAGTCAATTCGTCCAAGGGTGCTTTTAGCCCCTTCTCAGTGGCAG GCTGTACAGGAATACTACTATATAATGGTGAAGAAAGCTGTTGTTTACAGCCACATGACCAATCTAATGATTCGATCCTTGCAGTCTGTTTCCTCACAGGATCTAGTTCCATTCGACGAAGGTTCTGTAGTAGTGATAACTGAATCAGATCTTGAAGGATATGATGCAAATCACCAATCAGGTGCTGTGGGAAGTGAGATATGGGCAGACTTAAGTGTTGTCTATCGGGTTCGAGTAGCCGGTCAGGCAGCTCTGGAAAGAATCTCATGTCTCTGGCTCCGCTGCCGTGCCCACCAGAAGATGTCAGGAGAGAACTTCAGCAGGGAAAGCAGCTGCTCGATGAGGGCTGATCATATGGGaagcattaatgtggacataCAAGTCTACTAA